The sequence below is a genomic window from Perca fluviatilis chromosome 13, GENO_Pfluv_1.0, whole genome shotgun sequence.
catctgaTGCATTAACCTGTAACAGAAAAGAAGACGgaataaagtgtgtgtggtgttgatGTGAAAAATCTAAATTTCCAAAATTGCTCACTCTGTCCAACCTACAATCCAATACCCAAAGATATTAAATTTACAGTGATATAAAAACATAGAAAAGCAGCCATTCCTCACAGGACTAAAATAGCAATTTAATGATTTTTATTGGTACTATTATGTTTGTACTGGTGAATTGTGCTTTAAAAGACAGACACAGGTAATTGACATTTGTGAAGAATTTTCATTCTCCCTAAAAACATCTCTCTGTGTTGATCCTATGCTCTCGGTTATCTTCTTCATCTATTCATCCTGTTACCCTGTACCACTTCACTGACCATCTGCCATTTCTGTATAAAAGTCCTGAAGGGACAAAGGAAAACGTAGGTCTTCCTCCGTTGTGTGTGGCCAGACTTTATTCAGGATCAGAAAAGGCTTATCTTTGTTGCTTTGAATACGTCTCAACAGGACAGACAAAACACCAGTGTTTCAATTCACATCAGTGACCAACCAAAAGCTGGTTAAAGGGACATTCTTTTCAGTAACTTCTGAAAACTCACTTTTATTGGATGcttctaaatgttttattatgttattCTTTAAATTATTCTTGTAATCTAATCAGTTTAGcctttttgctttttgttttaatttgaagCAATTTGTAACTGTTTAGAGAAGTGCTACATAAATGAAGTTGAAATTATTAGtagtgtttttattatgacatgaACACTGTAGATTTGTAAATCAATGTAGATTAAAAAGATACCCTGGTCTCTGGTTTTTCTTTCACACACAAACCTTAATACATGGCTCATCCAGCGTGGGACTGCCACCGTGGTGTTGGCTGCTGCCCTCAGCAGACATGTCACCACCGTTCTCCTCCACCGAGCGTACtacaggactgtgtgggtgcaCAGGTGAGGGTCGGCTAGTGGGAGGAGATGCAACAGAGTGAATGCTTCCACTGACAATCAACGGTTGAGTCTGGCTCTCGTCTGAAGTCATCTAGAGGAAGGAAACAGATTATGAGATTGCTAAAAATGTATGGAAATTGCATTACTACAAGTAATGAAAGTGCTgaaaatgtattactgtatgtaCAAAATGTAGAACTGAAATTACTCCTATTGCAACATACAATTACTGAGATAAGGAAGTTCCTATGGTTGTGATAAAATTTGAATAATAAATGGCTTACAATGAAGAttgatttacatgaaacaggaaaaatgaaaagaaaaatgttgttttttttaccccaGAAGCTATAAATTATGACCAATTTAATCCTAAAAGATTCCAGACAATCAAAGAGGGGTACCTATTTTTCCATCACTGCACAACATATGTATCAACTCAACTAGAATGAATATAAGCATTTAAATTTATTGTTTTAGATTACTGACCTTCGGTGGACTGGGGTTTTTTAGCTGCACATACTTCTTCAGTGCTCCTCGGCAGCGCTCCACAATATGCTCCATCTGTAGGTAACTGGCAGCGGTCAGGTAGTTGACAATCTCTTCTGGGTTAAACTGCAGGACGCCAGTGTAACAAGACTGAAGCAGATCACACACCACTGTGGAGCTGTACAACATCGACACCTGGGTAAGGATGTGAAACAAATAACATCAAGAAGCACTGTTTTTACTCAGCAAAATAACATTGAAGAGACACATGAAATTAGAGAGACACAGAGTTGGTAGTGTGACATTGTGTGTTGACATTTATCTACCTGAAGCTTGGGGGACGGGTTGAGGAGGAACTGGTCCCTTAAGAAGGGCGAGCAGGCAGCCAGCACCACCTTATGTCCCCTAAACGTCTTATTGTCGCTTGCAACAATGGTGATGTCACAGAAGTGCTGGCGAGACCTCAGTGAATTCAGGTGCTTCAGGGTCGTGTCCCCGTGGCCCGGTAACCGGAAACACAGCATTTCCATCATGTCTGAAGAGAAATTAGAATCAAAATCGGTTTTAATGGCCAAGCAAGTGTAAACATATTTAAGGAATATGACTCTGGGATTTTGTTGCTCTAGCAGTACATACACAGGAATAGGCATATGGCTAAAAACAAGTACAAGGCTTAACAAGGCAAACATTAACATTTGACTATGTACATATATAAGTTTGTATATAAAAAGTGTATAcctatacatatacacatacataagaatacacatatgtacatacatgcacacatgtaaACAGAGGTAGTTTCATCACAAATAACTCAGTGAGGTGGGCTAGCTACTCTTTAAATCAAGGATAAAAAAATAGATACCGAATCTAAACCAAATAGGCATCTGAGATCAAATTTGGCATCTAGCTAGTCTCTATAGAAGGCAATTTTCGCCAAAGTGACGACAACAAATCCTGAAAAACTTTATGAGAAacttcaaaaaaattatttagtatctcaaaataatggatgccaagtcattattttgagaaagtttctcattattttAAGATACTAACTAAATATAATGACAGGATCTCTTTTTCCATCACACTGGCGGAAATGGGTTTCCATAACGctagtcacacacacatcaccagCGACATTTTATTGATAATCGCCAGCTTTGACTTGAAAAGTTAGCTAACATGTAACGTTAGGTGTAAGGAAAGCCATCTATGAATACAAACATTTAATGTTGTTTATGAGTAGCTAGTGGAGTCTACTATAAAATTAGTCAATTTAACGTTAGTCAATAGCCGTAAGAGGTTTAACTCGATCCTAACACAATTGTTGTAATCCTTTTCCTTCTGGCCtgaacgttagctaacgttagcttttgGTTAGCTTGCTGGCATCTGCTTGAGACccaccacagaaaaaaaaaaaaaaagctctccaGTTATCGTGAAACTTTGCCGTTACTTACCTTCCCTTTTTATTTGGTTGAAtgtcttgaaataaaaatgtcagtTAGTTTTAACAGGACAACCGTTGATTCAGTTACTGTTAGTTACCTAGCTAACCGAGTGTATTTCCTCATCCCCATACTAGCTATCTAGCTAGATTtctgtttactttagctcaTTTTTGGAGGAATCACATCTCGTGACAACAAATACAAACTGACTGTGAATCGGTTTTCGTGGGAAGCTTCTCCTCGCGGTTAGAGGTAGAATAACAGTACGCACGCTGACTTCTGATCAGTTGTTTTCAAATCAGTGGacacaaggggggggggggcgagtATCTTTTTCCCCTGatttgcctctgattggcttacgcTAACATTCTTATCATAACCTTGACCAATCCCaatcctcttgcctaaacctaatcaACAAATGCAACGAATATCAGTcaatcagagggagagcagggcgggtcatgccttcgccatcctaggaaacTAAATTGGCACACGGAGGGCGGGGCTCTGCACGGTGACGCGGTACGTTTACTATACGTCGTTGATGCGCGTCGCGAAACATGTCGGCATCTGAGACAACGACGAAGGTAGCAAACCCTCTGCAACACAAAATTACATGCTAACGGAATTGAAGTTTGTTTAACCACTTGTAAACGCATTGGCCTACATAGCAAAAACATGCTAGTAAAGCTGCACTCTGCTTTAATGCAAAATGTCTTCACTTGTCGATTATAGGAGCTCTTTGTTGCAAGCTGTGCTACACTGCTAGCTACGTTAGCATGTAACAGTTTTTTGTTAACCAACGTTAAATTGCTCTAATGTTGTTACTGTTTTGCCATTTTTCTTGACTCCTTGAGCTTTAAACCATTGTATGCCCGTCGTATTCCGTTGCTTGTCATGTTTTGCTGTTTCTgtattgtattttgtatgttgtATGCTCAGTTTACCCAGTTTTTAAAGCTAATATTGAGACAAAGTGTCCTTTTGTAAAGTTACATTGTAACGTTAATGAGTTAATCCCAGCGAAAAGAAGGGAGggtttcagaatcagaatcagaaatactttaataatcccaaggggaaattatttttattaccactccaggtatacaaacaacaaattaaaaacaacatatattatcaagaCTTTTAACatctataataaaaacaaatatacagtaataatatataaaatataaaatgtacagtgttaatgtgcaaatattgcaataaaaaagagaaatgattgTCTATGTGGAGATGTTAAATTATGGTTGTGGGTTTGAAGCAGTCAATGTGTGAAATCCAACtcagttcctttttcattttacGGACTATTGTTGAAAAGTTTATTTTGGAAAGGAGACTGCGgaaattagtagtagtagtcaaGTAGACGCACTAAACAGATTTGTATTAGTTATAATGACCCAaaaggtaggtgtgtgtgtgtgtgtgtgtgtgtgtgtgtgtgtgtgtgtgtgtgtgtgtcagagtcaTAGTCATAGTCAGAGAGAGAATGGTAACGTATAAGTAAAGTTATATTGTCAGTCATGCTGATTTACACTGGAATAACAGACTTCAAATATGTGACATTTACCGCTAATTACACCTAAACTAAAGCCTGAACCACTGAGTTAGTATTAACTTTGTTTCCTGGGGAATGTGTTTCACTAGCAACATGTTCTAGGTCTAAAATAGTGTGCGAAATATACTTTAAATCGACTTGCTAATTACTACCGCGGACTGGACAGCCTtggtttggttgaaaaaaaaaagagttagtATTTATTACACAAAAGTTATCCATTGTAACCCtgttacatattttataaaatgttgcatTCCTTATTAACAAGCCAATGACAAAGAAAACAGTCTAactgtgtctctctcttaccTGGTATAACACAAAGACACTGCCAAACCTGGGTTATATACATGTTACAGCCTATGTACTTAATTTAGATATTTGGTAATTGAACATTTCCAGTTGTGTACCTCATAATACCAAGTATAGCTCAATGGTTTCACATTGGTGCGGCTTCTTGAACTTACCAGCAGATCAGCAATAATGTGTACTGTggtgaataataaataaattgatccAGTAGTCTGTAATCCTGAATATCAGTTGCTTTTTATAAGGACAAAGATTACTATTTTTAACATGATATTTCTTGCTAATTGTTGTTTCTTTGTCAGGAGCCTCCTGAAGGAAATGACTCAGAAACACCTGCAGAGTCATTAGCTGGACCAAGTCAAGTAAAGAAAGGTATGTCTATAGGGAGATGTCTAATGTTTGACATCTGTGCCTTTTAGgtacacaaataaacataatcATTGTGTGATTTTGTTGTTACTACTTTTCCAGATAATGCAGCATTCACCACTGCTGCTGTTGCCAAGAAGACAGAGCCCATGGGTGGCATGCCATCAATGTTATCTCTGCAGCCTGGGAAGGACGCTTCCAGAgctggagaggagggagagaaatggTCACCTGCATCCTCTCCAAACAAACCTGCAGCAGGTAAGACTTTGGATCCGTACAGCTTTAATTGATGTTATTAAAGCGGTGACTCTCTGTTTGATTAACCACATTTGACATTGAGGTGATTTGATCCCAAAGCATACATTGAGAGTAAATTATTTTCCTGCAAGAGTTTGCTTAGCTGAGGAAGATAAACATGTTgatatatacttttttatatttcttattgCTGTTAGAATAACAGCTTTGCATGTGTCAAATTGAATGTGCTACTCATTATTGGAAAagctttaaaataatttttcaagAAGTTCAAAGTATTCATGCATTTACCTCCCTCTTACAGGACATGCAGCAAAGTCCCTTTTATCACTGTCCTCCTCTACTTCTACGTCTTCAACGTTGTCCCCTGGCCGAGCAAAGATGAGTGTATCTGGACCTGGCAGTAGTAAATCCGTCCTGGCACCtggctcctcctcttcctcctcttcgtcctcttcctcctcttcatcctctgcATCCTCTGCCACAGCTTCCTCATCTCCTTCTGTCTCCCCTGGCCCACCCAAGATCCACCGGGCCCGCAAGACCATGAACAGGCCTCCACTAGGGCAGGTGAGCCTATATAGCAAGTAGTTAGCATTTCCATTTGGCATGAGTAAAATGAGATGTGTACCCCTCTGTCTTGATTGTGTACCAGCATTTGTTCTGCATTGGCCCTTTTTTGTTCTTGACCTGAGTAACACTCTTGGAAGTGTGTTGTGATGTTTCAGTGTGAAGAAATATTTCAGCCACTGACAAAACTTACACCGTGAAGCAGTGGCTCAGTTTTTTGTTGCAACCTTTTCTTTACCATTTGAATCACTTactatttttgttttacagATGAGCCATGTTGAAGCACCTATTGCACCTCCAGGATCCTCTGACTCTGAAACTGGTTAGTGGCTGTAATTTACTCACACTAACTAATGTTTGCCTgtgtaaaataattaaattgctATGAATACAAATTAATTAGTGTCTTATATAAGTTAAGACTCACTCTGTCGTGGTTGTCATGTTTCCAATAGTTGCAAAAAGGAGAAAACTGGGTATTTTATCTGATGGCACACTTGAGAAGTCAGAGAACGTTCCAGAAAATGTTCAAACTGTGGTAAGATTACATCTTTGCAGGTACATGATTTACATTTACTAATCTAATAACATGTAATTAGGTTgatgttaatgtttttatttctgctaAAACTCAGGAAGAAACATTATTTCACAAAAAGATGGAGTCTGTTACCAAGACTGCACCAGAGAAGAGCAACAGCAATGAGGGGAGGTCAGAGGAGGAAGTAGCTGAGAAAATTCAGATTTCCAGTCGGTCCACGCGAAATTCAGAAAAGGTGTGAGTGAAGTGATCACATAATGCTATAGCATGTGTGCTTCATGATTTTTATAAAAGAACAAACTGAATGgtaatctttttttctattgtcAAACCTGTTTTCATTGCGTTTCTATTATAGTTTGAGGATGGTGGGGCAGAAGCAAGGCAGCACACTAAAGACATAGAGGGGTCAGTGAATATGTCAGATCATGTGAGTCAttctattttattaatttaataccCTCTTATCTAGTTCTAGCTACACTAATCTCTTACTTTGTCTTCTAGCCATTTAGCTAGTCGAAAAGTTGTAATTGGGTCATGTTTACATACTTGGAGGGTGAAGATTGTGCTGACACACATGCTATCCCACTAGAATACCGAGGTAGATGCAACACAATGTGCACTGTAAAATGGGAAATAGGAAGACTGCAAGTCAATAATTCacgtttaaaggtgccctgtggacaaacagttatgtttacattcagtttTACCCCTTACAAACAACGTACGTGCATTTTGCTTCCTCATAAAACTATTGCAAAGCCAATAAAAAGTaatctatttatttaaaattgtgttttttttttaccgtcaccaccttttagAATAGTGGGAAAACAGTGGTAGGAACAACTCCACAGGACACCTCAACACTGCAACTTCACATACcttctttgttttgtgttataAAATCGTCAGTTACCTTTTTTTCTACCCTTCACAGATGTCACACTTTTATATTCAGACAGAATTTCTCCCTTGCAGGGTTCAGAGTCTGAAACAAAGAGAGCCGTCCAGAGTAGAAATGAGAGCGAGAAGTCTTTGTGGCAGCAAACAGACCCGGACAAAGAGAGAAACACAGCTGATGTGGTGGAGATAGTGGGAGGTGAGTGACATTAATTACCTAGTGGGTTTTCTACAACACTGGATCATTTTAGATGTAGTTAGAATAGTtttaaacagaaacatctttttaATGGCATAGTGGGAAAATATCTatacaaaataatttaaattaagtacaatgtaaaataaattgtGCAAGTGTTCACCCCGTTTACTATAACCCACCTGAGGCCTAGTCCAAACATacacaggtattttttttttaaacatagctTTTTCTATGCGTCCTTTTGTCCACAAGCAAACTGCGTTCTAGGTCACTGAAAGCAGATCTTCTGGAAAACTCCTTCCAGGGTGAAGATATCCAGAAACTTATTTTTTCAGTGTTGACGTGTAGACAGAAAAACTAAGTTTTTTGGCTTGTAACATTAGATTATTTGCTGTTATCGCCTTTGTGAGGCGTCACAAATAAGATGGAATTTCGTGCAATGGCAGACACGGCCCGTTATAACCTTGCTAATAGGACTTTTTCCATGTTTACACATGATTGTACAGTTACTCTTACTCCTTTTCCGATGGTACACCGTTCCACCAAGGTTAATGAAAATggggccagtagtttttctgtaaattctattttttgtgtaaaaaaaaaaagtctcccagtgtattgtttttttattgctatTGTATCTTAAGCATGTGCACCTCATTAAATCATCATCCCTCCTGGCCAGTGCTTATACTTTTTAATTTGGTCTATTCTCAGAAGAAAGGTCCACTGAGTACACAGAGGTTCCCTTGGGTGCTCTGGACATCGCTGCTGCTGACAGTCTGACACTTTCTCCTCACCACGGTAGGTTTATGATACACATATGTCTCTGTAATCTGAATTGGTTGAAAATCTTTTTCTCTACAATCAGGGTAGTATTAACAAAACAGTCACAGAGCGAAGTTTTGGgacaattacatttattttcttccttAGTATTGACTACTGCCAGGGCATTTCAGCTGTATTATAAACACTACATATTCAGGGTTGGTGACCATACTTTAATGTTAAATGGACAATTGCCTTAAGACTATAAATGAACATCATAAACAATTAATGTTTAAACTCCCCTCTACAGAAGGAAGTGATGCAGGAGACACAGAGCGGCTAGAGGAGCTTCCTCTCTGCAGCTGCAGAATGGAGGCTCCTCGAGTCGACAGCACCAGCCACCGCATCAGCAGACCATGTATGGCCACTGAGAGCATCAATGGAGAGGTTTGTCTTTGTAGACTTGGATAGCAGGACAGTGTCTCTGCTGGTCTGGTATTTGATTAAGTGCACGGATAACTTTCCTTGAAGCCACATCTGTGTAACTGTGTAATCTTGTCTCCTGCTGTTTGTCAGCTGAGGGCCTGTTCCAATCGGACTATAAAGGGGGAGACCATGCGGCCGTCAAGTCGGGTGCCCCTCATGGTGCTTTGTGAAGTCCATCGCTCACACATGGTCAAACACCACTGCTGTCCTGGGTGTGGATACTTCTGCATAGCGGTAAAGTGTTTAAAGCGCCTAATATACTGGATTTAATGTGGCTCAGTTGTGAAATTGTGCAATCGCTGCACAATAGTTTTTTTACCAATGCTGTTAATGCTGTAGGGCTTTACAAGCTATAACTTAATTTTGGCTTAAATTAATGTTAATGCTATCTTCTTCTTGATATCATACTTCTTCTTGATCTCCTCATCCATATCCTACcctattttcttctttctccctctctataTCCTACCTTCTTTTCTTATTTCTCCTCCTCCATATCCTACCACTTTCTCCTCTTTCAGGGCACATTTCTTGAGTGCTGCCCAGACCAGCGCATCGCTCACCGTTTCCATCGAGGTTGTGTGACGGTGCTGGGCGCTGGGCGCAGCCGATCAAATGGCGGCGGTATGCTTTTCTGTCCCCACTGTGGTGAAGATGCCTCCGAGGCCCAGGAGGTTACCATCCCATCCTTCAGCTCAGCCACAGCCTCCGTGACCACCGTCGTTACCATGTCggcctcctccaccaccaccccaTCTCTGCCGCCGTCTGCTCTTACGGCACCCTCACTCACAGCCTCGACAGGAGGGATGAAGGACGGGAAGATGCCTGAGAGACCTGTCAGGTAAGATTGGATGACGTGTGAGAGATGTTATTggctcccttttttttttcttctattaacTATAGAaaagttcatttttttttttacctgtgcTCCCCTTCACTACCTCCTTCCAGTGCACGTATGCGTAGTCATGGCTTAGTGACACCGGCAGTGGAGCAGCAGCCCCCGCAGCCTGTAGCCTCTGCAGCGACTGGCGCCACCATCCCCCCAGCAGAGGAGGGGGTGGACAGCGTGGGGCCCTCTCTCTGTATGCCAAATGGGAAACCCATCAGCCCTGTTGCACTTCCACCTGGGCCCAGCAGGGCGGCGCTGCAGAAGGCCATTCTCACACAGGACACTGAGAGGTTGGAATTTAGATTTGACTATTTTTCGTCACAGTAGGTTGAAGGATTGAACAGTGGAATAGATACAGTAATTGAGAGATGTAAGAGTATTTTCTAAATCATGTTCTTTTGGATCTTTTATGTAATGTTGAGTTTAAACGctcagtttaaaaaatgagttttCAAAGAAGAGTATCCTTAATGTCCCTTAAGGTAAAgagtttgtttacattttactCTTTGGAAGTTTTTGTGCCAGCAGTTCAGAAACTTGTTCTATTTGAACATATCTGATCTTTAGCAGCAGACAATTTACGAATAAAATCAGTATTTTCATTCTCTGCTGTTAGAACACTCTGCAGCCACAACAAAATTACAAGTTGCAGTGAAATGATTTCCTGTTTTGCTAGCTTTAGCTCTTCCAAGGGAAATTACAAAGCTTTCAGTGGACAAGAGGACATCAGACAAGTTGAGACCAAATTGGTGATTGTTGTTTTTGATTTGCCAGGAAGAAGAAACTGAGGTTCCACCCCCGTCAGCTTTACCCTGCTGCCAAGCAAGGAGAAGTGCAGAGAGTCCTGCTCATGCTGAGTGAGTGAGCTTGCACTTTTCATTTATGACAGAGTGTTGTAGAtggtttaaatataaaaaagctttgtgtgttgtgtgttgtgtgttgtgtgttgtgtgtgtgtgtgtgtgtgtgtgtgtgtgtgtgtgtgtgtgtgtgtgtgtgtgtgtgtgtgtgtgtgtgtgtcaaagtgGAGGGCATAGATCCAACATACCAGCCTGACTCTCAGAACAGGCGCTCTGCTCTACATGCTGCAGCCCAGAGAGGTCTGCTAGAAGTCTGCTACATACTTGTACAGGTGACAAATTTTAGCTTCTGTCTTGTTGGTTTCTTTTATGTAACTAGTACATGTGctgtaaagtgaaaaagaaaagctGTTATTGCAggttcatttttaaaatgatcTATAACACCTGCATTCAGGGTCACTGCTGACATTATTTGAAGcaactgctcccttgagggatgggttaaatgcagagaataaATTTcgctatgtgtatgtgacaataaagtacctttaccttaccTTACCTTACCTTACCAAAATGAAACCTAAAACAGAGCGCTCATTATTCTTTGCATTTATTTGGTCTTGTGCCTGAGATTAGGGGTTATATTTGATTGTATATTGACAGGCCGGTGCCCAAGTGGATGCCCTGGACAAGGACAGAAGGACCCCTCTGTTGGAAGCAATCATCAACAATCACATTGAGGTGGCTCACTACCTGGTCCAGAACGGCGCCTGTGTCTATCATAGTGTGAGTGTCTGTTAG
It includes:
- the ehmt2 gene encoding histone-lysine N-methyltransferase EHMT2 isoform X2 — protein: MSASETTTKEPPEGNDSETPAESLAGPSQVKKDNAAFTTAAVAKKTEPMGGMPSMLSLQPGKDASRAGEEGEKWSPASSPNKPAAGHAAKSLLSLSSSTSTSSTLSPGRAKMSVSGPGSSKSVLAPGSSSSSSSSSSSSSSSASSATASSSPSVSPGPPKIHRARKTMNRPPLGQMSHVEAPIAPPGSSDSETVAKRRKLGILSDGTLEKSENVPENVQTVEETLFHKKMESVTKTAPEKSNSNEGRSEEEVAEKIQISSRSTRNSEKFEDGGAEARQHTKDIEGSVNMSDHGSESETKRAVQSRNESEKSLWQQTDPDKERNTADVVEIVGEERSTEYTEVPLGALDIAAADSLTLSPHHEGSDAGDTERLEELPLCSCRMEAPRVDSTSHRISRPCMATESINGELRACSNRTIKGETMRPSSRVPLMVLCEVHRSHMVKHHCCPGCGYFCIAGTFLECCPDQRIAHRFHRGCVTVLGAGRSRSNGGGMLFCPHCGEDASEAQEVTIPSFSSATASVTTVVTMSASSTTTPSLPPSALTAPSLTASTGGMKDGKMPERPVSARMRSHGLVTPAVEQQPPQPVASAATGATIPPAEEGVDSVGPSLCMPNGKPISPVALPPGPSRAALQKAILTQDTERKKKLRFHPRQLYPAAKQGEVQRVLLMLMEGIDPTYQPDSQNRRSALHAAAQRGLLEVCYILVQAGAQVDALDKDRRTPLLEAIINNHIEVAHYLVQNGACVYHSEDDGYTGLHHAAKLGNLEIVNMLLETGQVDVNAQDSGGWTPIIWSAEHKHVEVIKVLLNRGADVTINDKELNVCLHWAAYAGNVDIAELVLNSGCPLASVNMHGDTPLHIAAREGYLDCVTLFLSRGADIDIMNREGDTPLSLARADTPVWVALQINRKLRRGITNRMLRTERIICSDVAQGYENVPIPCVNAVDDEGCPSDYKYVSENCETSAMNIDRNITHLQHCSCTDDCSSSNCLCGQLSIRCWYDKDQRLLQEFNKIEPPLIFECNMACSCYRTCKNRVVQAGIKVRLQLYRTEKMGWGVRALQDIPQGSFICEYVGELISDAEADVREDDSYLFDLDNKDGEVYCIDARYYGNISRFINHLCDPNLIPVRVFMLHQDLRFPRIAFFSSRDIHSGQELGFDYGDRFWDIKSKYFTCQCGSEKCKHSAEAIALEQNRLARLDVCAESGTDCGMTMLGNS
- the ehmt2 gene encoding histone-lysine N-methyltransferase EHMT2 isoform X1 — translated: MSASETTTKEPPEGNDSETPAESLAGPSQVKKDNAAFTTAAVAKKTEPMGGMPSMLSLQPGKDASRAGEEGEKWSPASSPNKPAAGHAAKSLLSLSSSTSTSSTLSPGRAKMSVSGPGSSKSVLAPGSSSSSSSSSSSSSSSASSATASSSPSVSPGPPKIHRARKTMNRPPLGQMSHVEAPIAPPGSSDSETVAKRRKLGILSDGTLEKSENVPENVQTVEETLFHKKMESVTKTAPEKSNSNEGRSEEEVAEKIQISSRSTRNSEKFEDGGAEARQHTKDIEGSVNMSDHGSESETKRAVQSRNESEKSLWQQTDPDKERNTADVVEIVGEERSTEYTEVPLGALDIAAADSLTLSPHHEGSDAGDTERLEELPLCSCRMEAPRVDSTSHRISRPCMATESINGELRACSNRTIKGETMRPSSRVPLMVLCEVHRSHMVKHHCCPGCGYFCIAGTFLECCPDQRIAHRFHRGCVTVLGAGRSRSNGGGMLFCPHCGEDASEAQEVTIPSFSSATASVTTVVTMSASSTTTPSLPPSALTAPSLTASTGGMKDGKMPERPVSARMRSHGLVTPAVEQQPPQPVASAATGATIPPAEEGVDSVGPSLCMPNGKPISPVALPPGPSRAALQKAILTQDTERKKKLRFHPRQLYPAAKQGEVQRVLLMLMEGIDPTYQPDSQNRRSALHAAAQRGLLEVCYILVQAGAQVDALDKDRRTPLLEAIINNHIEVAHYLVQNGACVYHSEDDGYTGLHHAAKLGNLEIVNMLLETGQVDVNAQDSGGWTPIIWSAEHKHVEVIKVLLNRGADVTINDKSLPSFQELNVCLHWAAYAGNVDIAELVLNSGCPLASVNMHGDTPLHIAAREGYLDCVTLFLSRGADIDIMNREGDTPLSLARADTPVWVALQINRKLRRGITNRMLRTERIICSDVAQGYENVPIPCVNAVDDEGCPSDYKYVSENCETSAMNIDRNITHLQHCSCTDDCSSSNCLCGQLSIRCWYDKDQRLLQEFNKIEPPLIFECNMACSCYRTCKNRVVQAGIKVRLQLYRTEKMGWGVRALQDIPQGSFICEYVGELISDAEADVREDDSYLFDLDNKDGEVYCIDARYYGNISRFINHLCDPNLIPVRVFMLHQDLRFPRIAFFSSRDIHSGQELGFDYGDRFWDIKSKYFTCQCGSEKCKHSAEAIALEQNRLARLDVCAESGTDCGMTMLGNS
- the ehmt2 gene encoding histone-lysine N-methyltransferase EHMT2 isoform X3, with translation MSASETTTKEPPEGNDSETPAESLAGPSQVKKDNAAFTTAAVAKKTEPMGGMPSMLSLQPGKDASRAGEEGEKWSPASSPNKPAAGHAAKSLLSLSSSTSTSSTLSPGRAKMSVSGPGSSKSVLAPGSSSSSSSSSSSSSSSASSATASSSPSVSPGPPKIHRARKTMNRPPLGQMSHVEAPIAPPGSSDSETVAKRRKLGILSDGTLEKSENVPENVQTVEETLFHKKMESVTKTAPEKSNSNEGRSEEEVAEKIQISSRSTRNSEKGSESETKRAVQSRNESEKSLWQQTDPDKERNTADVVEIVGEERSTEYTEVPLGALDIAAADSLTLSPHHEGSDAGDTERLEELPLCSCRMEAPRVDSTSHRISRPCMATESINGELRACSNRTIKGETMRPSSRVPLMVLCEVHRSHMVKHHCCPGCGYFCIAGTFLECCPDQRIAHRFHRGCVTVLGAGRSRSNGGGMLFCPHCGEDASEAQEVTIPSFSSATASVTTVVTMSASSTTTPSLPPSALTAPSLTASTGGMKDGKMPERPVSARMRSHGLVTPAVEQQPPQPVASAATGATIPPAEEGVDSVGPSLCMPNGKPISPVALPPGPSRAALQKAILTQDTERKKKLRFHPRQLYPAAKQGEVQRVLLMLMEGIDPTYQPDSQNRRSALHAAAQRGLLEVCYILVQAGAQVDALDKDRRTPLLEAIINNHIEVAHYLVQNGACVYHSEDDGYTGLHHAAKLGNLEIVNMLLETGQVDVNAQDSGGWTPIIWSAEHKHVEVIKVLLNRGADVTINDKSLPSFQELNVCLHWAAYAGNVDIAELVLNSGCPLASVNMHGDTPLHIAAREGYLDCVTLFLSRGADIDIMNREGDTPLSLARADTPVWVALQINRKLRRGITNRMLRTERIICSDVAQGYENVPIPCVNAVDDEGCPSDYKYVSENCETSAMNIDRNITHLQHCSCTDDCSSSNCLCGQLSIRCWYDKDQRLLQEFNKIEPPLIFECNMACSCYRTCKNRVVQAGIKVRLQLYRTEKMGWGVRALQDIPQGSFICEYVGELISDAEADVREDDSYLFDLDNKDGEVYCIDARYYGNISRFINHLCDPNLIPVRVFMLHQDLRFPRIAFFSSRDIHSGQELGFDYGDRFWDIKSKYFTCQCGSEKCKHSAEAIALEQNRLARLDVCAESGTDCGMTMLGNS